One genomic window of Deltaproteobacteria bacterium CG11_big_fil_rev_8_21_14_0_20_42_23 includes the following:
- the gspF gene encoding type II secretion system protein GspF yields MAVYSYIGINAQGKQTAGEVDADNERAARMKLRKMGVFPTKLGLQGTISQSVSMGMNINFSQFFQKVKLQDVSLMTRQLSSLLSANIQLVEALEALIDQIENPKLKNLLSTVKQKVTEGDKLADALRPYKNIFGDIYINMVEAGESSGALDVVMDRLADFTESQAKLKGKVVSAMIYPAIMSVVAIILITGLLTFVVPKVTEMLSDTGAALPLPTKILMGVSGFLTNYWWLGIIFVVAGIVGARKYISTPKGRMWFDGKKLTMPLFGNVNRMVAVSRFSRTLSTLLGSAVPLLTAIDIVSKVVDNVVLKETLEKTRDMVREGQGVADQLKKSPHFPPLVTHMIGIGEKTGELESMLERVADTYDGQVDNALSALTSLLEPLMILVMAGVVSFIVMSILLPILKLNQL; encoded by the coding sequence ATGGCCGTTTATTCTTACATTGGTATCAATGCGCAGGGCAAGCAAACTGCGGGCGAGGTGGATGCCGATAATGAACGCGCCGCGCGAATGAAGTTGCGCAAAATGGGTGTGTTTCCCACGAAGCTTGGACTTCAAGGAACTATTTCTCAGTCTGTTTCGATGGGAATGAACATCAACTTTTCCCAATTTTTCCAAAAAGTAAAACTTCAAGATGTTTCTCTCATGACACGTCAGCTTTCTTCTTTGCTGTCGGCTAACATTCAGTTGGTGGAAGCTCTTGAAGCCTTGATTGATCAAATTGAAAATCCAAAACTCAAAAATCTCCTTTCCACCGTAAAGCAAAAAGTAACCGAAGGTGACAAGCTTGCAGATGCACTTCGACCATACAAAAATATTTTTGGCGATATTTACATCAACATGGTTGAAGCAGGTGAGTCCAGTGGTGCCCTTGATGTGGTGATGGACAGGCTTGCAGATTTCACCGAGAGCCAGGCAAAACTAAAAGGCAAAGTAGTAAGCGCCATGATTTATCCAGCCATTATGTCTGTGGTTGCCATTATTTTAATTACAGGTCTTCTCACTTTTGTGGTGCCGAAGGTAACTGAGATGTTAAGTGACACTGGCGCTGCGCTTCCACTTCCCACAAAAATTTTGATGGGAGTGAGTGGTTTTCTTACCAACTATTGGTGGCTCGGAATTATTTTTGTTGTTGCTGGCATTGTTGGAGCGAGAAAATATATTTCCACTCCCAAGGGCAGAATGTGGTTTGACGGGAAAAAGCTGACGATGCCACTTTTTGGAAATGTAAATCGCATGGTAGCGGTTTCACGTTTTTCAAGAACACTTTCTACTTTGCTGGGAAGTGCAGTTCCTCTTTTAACTGCAATTGATATTGTGTCAAAAGTTGTAGACAACGTTGTGCTGAAAGAAACGTTGGAAAAAACGCGCGACATGGTGCGAGAAGGTCAGGGCGTTGCTGACCAATTGAAAAAAAGCCCACATTTTCCTCCGTTGGTTACGCATATGATTGGGATTGGAGAAAAAACAGGCGAACTCGAAAGTATGCTGGAACGCGTTGCCGATACCTATGACGGCCAAGTAGACAACGCCTTATCAGCGCTCACTTCTTTGCTGGAGCCGCTCATGATTTTAGTGATGGCAGGCGTGGTTTCATTCATTGTAATGTCAATTCTTTTGCCAATTCTTAAGTTGAATCAGTTGTAG
- the gspG gene encoding type II secretion system protein GspG, giving the protein MKKYFQNVRGMTLIEIMVVITILGLIATVVTVNVLERLDEAKIDTAKTQMKAFEDTLDQFRRDAGFYPATEQGLQALVEKPSVGRVPKRYPSKGYMKSLPKDPWNCDYVYYSPGIQGHDYEIYSLGADCVEGGEEVDADISSFETDS; this is encoded by the coding sequence ATGAAAAAATATTTCCAAAACGTTCGCGGTATGACGCTCATCGAGATCATGGTGGTTATTACCATTTTGGGTCTTATCGCTACAGTAGTTACGGTCAACGTGCTTGAAAGGCTAGACGAAGCAAAAATTGACACGGCCAAAACGCAGATGAAGGCTTTTGAAGATACGCTTGATCAATTTCGTCGTGATGCTGGCTTCTATCCCGCAACAGAACAAGGTTTGCAGGCGTTGGTAGAAAAACCAAGTGTGGGAAGAGTTCCAAAACGTTATCCTTCAAAAGGCTACATGAAGTCCTTGCCTAAAGATCCATGGAATTGCGACTACGTTTATTACAGCCCCGGCATTCAAGGGCACGATTATGAAATTTATTCTCTTGGGGCAGACTGTGTCGAAGGAGGAGAAGAAGTTGATGCAGATATTTCAAGTTTTGAAACGGATAGTTAA